A region from the Ptychodera flava strain L36383 chromosome 10, AS_Pfla_20210202, whole genome shotgun sequence genome encodes:
- the LOC139142447 gene encoding citramalyl-CoA lyase, mitochondrial-like isoform X1: MLLSKWTEINVNLTSITRTHQSRTYCLQAAASSPTYTPRRAMLYVPGNDERKLKKITTLQADCACMDCEDGVALNRKEEARHTILKMLDDLELPHLDRAVRINSVDNPTLAEEDLKVIMQAKKLPATLMVPKVNEAEQLTWVSEKLREALSGRDVAEQMKLVIFIESAIALLSLREILARGVQLSRDSPFVLDGVVFGSDDFCADIGATRTADASELLYARQKVVTTAKAFQLQAIDLVHIDFKDSEGLRKQSLEGARMGFTGKQVIHPNQVAIVQECFSPSPEKIDWATELVKAFEAHQESGKGAFTFRGSMIDMPLLLQAKNVLKLSQTVSRHSAPS, translated from the exons ATGTTGCTGTCAAAGTGGACTGAAATTAATGTGAACTTGACCTCAATCACACGTACACATCAGTCAAGAACGTACTGTTTGCAAGCTGCCGCTTCGTCGCCAACATACACGCCAAGAAGAGCGATGCTGTATGTCCCGGGCAACGACGAGAGAAAGCTCAAGAAAATAACGACATTGCAAGCAGACTGCGCTTGCATGGATTGTGAAGATGGAGTTGCTTTGAACAGAAAG GAAGAAGCCAGACATACAATTTTGAAGATGCTAGATGACTTAGAGCTACCGCATCTAGACAGGGCTGTCCGCATCAACTCGGTCGACAATCCAACCCTTGCAGAAGAAGATCTTAAAGTTATCATGCAGGCCAAGAAACTCCCAGCGACACTGATGGTGCCAAAAGTAAATGAAGCAGAGCAGTTGACATGG GTCTCGGAAAAGCTGAGAGAAGCCTTGTCAGGAAGAGACGTTGCTGAACAAATGAAATTGGTCATTTTCATCGAAAGTGCAATAGCTCTGTTGAGTTTACGAGAAATCCTTGCCAGGGGTGTACAGCTATCCAGAGACAGCCCATTTGTGTTAGATGGTGTTGTGTTTGGATCAGACGATTTCTGTGCTGATATAG GTGCAACGAGAACAGCAGATGCATCAGAGCTACTCTACGCCAGGCAGAAAGTTGTGACAACAGCAAAAGCCTTCCAGTTGCAAGCCATCGACCTTGTACATATTGATTTCAAAG ATTCTGAAGGACTTCGGAAACAGTCTCTAGAGGGCGCCAGGATGGGCTTCACAG GCAAGCAGGTCATTCACCCCAACCAAGTTGCCATCGTTCAGGAGTGCTTCAGTCCCAGCCCGGAGAAAATTGACTGGGCAACTGAATTGGTCAAAGCGTTCGAAGCCCACCAAGAAAGTGGCAAG GGAGCTTTCACATTCCGAGGCAGTATGATTGATATGCCGTTACTGCTGCAGGCTAAGAACGTACTCAAACTGTCACAGACTGTGTCCCGGCACTCGGCGCCATCTTAA
- the LOC139142449 gene encoding smad nuclear interacting protein 1-like, with protein MKDKHRDRSRSRSPRHRKSHHRSHEGHRHESRGGDRHRHKDDERSRDRGHKGERRSREDRHHTEHSSGHRDRRDHKDRGHHSSRDRHKQRNDERDLSHVRIKQERDENDRRRRDDRRRRPANPFEGSEEFEYGQPGTSQDGAGGSQPAEKDKPNFELSGKLTEEANTFRGVVIKYNEPQEARKPKKKWRLYPFKGEQALPLLHIHRQSAYLFGRDRKIADIPIDHPSCSKQHAVLQFRLVEYEREDGSRRRQVRPYIIDLESSNGTFVNNKQIEHSRYVELMEKDMLKFGFSSREYVILHDKSKDDELDDDDEAASND; from the exons ATGAAAGATAAGCACAGGGATAGATCCCGAAGTCGCAGTCCGCGCCACAGAAAG AGCCATCATAGGAGTCATGAGGGCCACAGGCATGAAAGCAGAGGTGGAGACAGACACCGACATAAAGACGATGAGAGATCAAGAGATAGAGGCCACAAAGGGGAGAGGAGGAGCCGGGAAGACAGACATCACACGGAACACTCTTCAGGTCACCGTGACAGAAGAGATCACAAAGACAGGGGGCATCACAGCAGCCGAGACCGGCACAAGCAAAGGAACGATGAAAGAGATTTGAGCCATGTACGAATTAAACAGGAGAGAGATGAAAATGACAGGCGGAGGAGAGATGACCGGAGACGCAGACCTGCCAATCCGTTTGAGGGCAGTGAAGAGTTTGAGTACGGGCAGCCAGGCACCTCTCAGGACGGAGCAGGAGGGAGTCAACCAGCAGAAAAGGACAAACCAAACTTTGAATTGTCAGGGAAACTAACAGAGGAGGCAAACACGTTCAGGGGCGTTGTGATCAAATATAACGAACCTCAAGAAGCGCGTAAACCCAAAAAGAAATGGCGGCTCTATCCGTTCAAAGGAGAGCAAGCGCTGCCGCTTCTTCACATTCATAGACAGAGTGCGTACTTGTTTGGCCGCGATCGCAAAATTGCCGACATTCCGATCGACCATCCTTCCTGCTCCAAGCAGCATGCCGTCCTGCAGTTCCGACTGGTCGAGTACGAGAGGGAGGACGGCTCCCGGCGGCGACAGGTGCGTCCGTACATCATCGACTTGGAGTCCTCCAATGGCACCTTTGTCAACAACAAACAGATAGAACACTCCAGATACGTCGAGCTGATGGAAAAGGACATGCTGAAGTTCGGCTTCAGTTCCAGAGAGTACGTGATCTTGCACGACAAATCAAAAGATGATGAACTTGATGACGACGATGAAGCAGCTTCCAACGATTAA
- the LOC139142447 gene encoding citramalyl-CoA lyase, mitochondrial-like isoform X2: protein MITLRNFRFQLQRPASWRMLLSKWTEINVNLTSITRTHQSRTYCLQAAASSPTYTPRRAMLYVPGNDERKLKKITTLQADCACMDCEDGVALNRKEEARHTILKMLDDLELPHLDRAVRINSVDNPTLAEEDLKVIMQAKKLPATLMVPKVNEAEQLTWVSEKLREALSGRDVAEQMKLVIFIESAIALLSLREILARGVQLSRDSPFVLDGVVFGSDDFCADIGATRTADASELLYARQKVVTTAKAFQLQAIDLVHIDFKDSEGLRKQSLEGARMGFTGKQVIHPNQVAIVQECFSPSPEKIDWATELVKAFEAHQESGKGAFTFRGSMIDMPLLLQAKNVLKLSQTVSRHSAPS, encoded by the exons ATGATTACCCTAAGGAACTTTCGTTTTCAGCTGCAGCGGCCAGCTTCCTGGCGGATGTTGCTGTCAAAGTGGACTGAAATTAATGTGAACTTGACCTCAATCACACGTACACATCAGTCAAGAACGTACTGTTTGCAAGCTGCCGCTTCGTCGCCAACATACACGCCAAGAAGAGCGATGCTGTATGTCCCGGGCAACGACGAGAGAAAGCTCAAGAAAATAACGACATTGCAAGCAGACTGCGCTTGCATGGATTGTGAAGATGGAGTTGCTTTGAACAGAAAG GAAGAAGCCAGACATACAATTTTGAAGATGCTAGATGACTTAGAGCTACCGCATCTAGACAGGGCTGTCCGCATCAACTCGGTCGACAATCCAACCCTTGCAGAAGAAGATCTTAAAGTTATCATGCAGGCCAAGAAACTCCCAGCGACACTGATGGTGCCAAAAGTAAATGAAGCAGAGCAGTTGACATGG GTCTCGGAAAAGCTGAGAGAAGCCTTGTCAGGAAGAGACGTTGCTGAACAAATGAAATTGGTCATTTTCATCGAAAGTGCAATAGCTCTGTTGAGTTTACGAGAAATCCTTGCCAGGGGTGTACAGCTATCCAGAGACAGCCCATTTGTGTTAGATGGTGTTGTGTTTGGATCAGACGATTTCTGTGCTGATATAG GTGCAACGAGAACAGCAGATGCATCAGAGCTACTCTACGCCAGGCAGAAAGTTGTGACAACAGCAAAAGCCTTCCAGTTGCAAGCCATCGACCTTGTACATATTGATTTCAAAG ATTCTGAAGGACTTCGGAAACAGTCTCTAGAGGGCGCCAGGATGGGCTTCACAG GCAAGCAGGTCATTCACCCCAACCAAGTTGCCATCGTTCAGGAGTGCTTCAGTCCCAGCCCGGAGAAAATTGACTGGGCAACTGAATTGGTCAAAGCGTTCGAAGCCCACCAAGAAAGTGGCAAG GGAGCTTTCACATTCCGAGGCAGTATGATTGATATGCCGTTACTGCTGCAGGCTAAGAACGTACTCAAACTGTCACAGACTGTGTCCCGGCACTCGGCGCCATCTTAA